One Festucalex cinctus isolate MCC-2025b chromosome 1, RoL_Fcin_1.0, whole genome shotgun sequence genomic region harbors:
- the LOC144019426 gene encoding uncharacterized protein LOC144019426 isoform X27, whose translation MPRGKAYHRSESNRWKLSERPFDLELRKPRTYARRGTGYRHKVQEWPISTLTGRSHKLVIPAESPDKKFVLLIGDSHLRSIADGYVEMPKGYLDFGVMSTPGANAAELTVEVEHADVPTPDVVCLLAPSNNLTASRTPEEAGVDFYKLLFTVSNRWPNKVFVLDFPPRLNVDVAQQDFFRQEFHRISVRMGIKYLSTVASFPLTKLKLWSKDGVHLSDDHGMNILAQLIWDGANQQLARPASPSTTEGLSRPPSPTFTPKIVVKGKTVVPRGLDPFKWILVGPGGKRKQDEKLERSRGVACKKIKIEEEEEEIVLKECFIPLTPVWFSGEMLEAMNQLVPADLSSRVERRVVPKVVPKGKKEALIAKYGPRVTASKRTLANSQRKLKQSCDVRHKKRKFQHEDVLKECFIPLTRVPLSSATLDAMDEAVPKQSWADVVRYGRRVGASKSLTAQATQSPVVDESLASSSTANEILQEEATQSPVVDESLSSSSTANEALQEELQSKEVSHMQHTPRISPKSIQTKTTGDANKSVRFVLESDITLESLLTDLNTSESHSYTEGSNINPISFGHDRCLNGSFHQGDSRLNHPGKQCMAIAYVGLAKHTISSVFSWCSTDLDEVVVLGDSLYTWLRNNNKISGSNDYLNGDELPKQLVLEGKKIQFENVIIAQGFLSMVNKTKIEEGGGVTLLGGLRTICDEVEACLLTMGCYTSAIICQNGQYAVLDSHARSACGMPDTGGKSVIVYFSRLQDVYGHICNLIKMTCEGQTLFEFSGLRVEQTGSYEKSIEGLEIIVLDSPLLMKSSMSLRTNISKTLKSHDDASFNANVLKSHNSTTLNADVLKSHDATALNTDVQFVGNMPYRNMEISSKIIQRETTIAHTNGSNDNFHPMSLGAPSVSSDGHEETVSQQRKMSLRSSVSKTLKSHDAASLDADIQFVGCVTSKTMQFEPIGKETALAICTRLKLEFEKPDAPESATVGLLGIPCQKEKIVNDGNCFFRAVAQAVSGSQKNHRKIRLAVVKQMESNAVKYKTFLRREYSSVEEYIKKSKMRNVGSWATEVEIQAAADCLGVNIFTYLHDKWLQYSSNSKQGIYLENCNGNHYETVICVHNAQLQSCYGFCKVETSDAKAYNFRWQNIIPASCINLETKTIDTAETIANNYSKYLMEKYKHQKKMKYQDNMLHRQNVRDMSMKAYHQNPEKKKEISMKAYHQNPDKKRKISMKAYHQNPDKKRKISMKAYYQNPDKKRKISMKAYYQNPDKKRKISMKAYYQNPEKKKEISMKAYDQNPEKKKEISMKAYHQNPEKKKEISMKAYHQNPLLKEKKKERSINKYRQNTLHKGKVKEMSIKKYRQNTLHKEKVKEMSIKKYRQNTLHKEKVKEISIKKYRQNAFHKEKVKEMSIKKYRQNAFHKEKVKEMSIKKYRQNALHRQNVKLRSTNKYHNNPEHKKNVKVANKLRMQNFKEKLNQFDFVMENFLDKVKNGPEFVCSVCHRLMFKRQVSYCKRDHYKKMSSAIELIANKCITEEYLHKCNEDCVVPCKVLESARGQLWICFTCNSKIMKGEIPPECVINNLTVQPIPPKLSCLNSLEQHLIALHIPFMKMLALPKGGQNGVHGPVTCVPANIVQTNNLLPRSNMEGSLLPVKLKRKITYKGHYEYQFVDTMRIRQALQYLKQTNVHYKDIHFNEAWINEFCRKQDEVVENVNNTHVGSGEKSAGVEDELLHDRQQHCMFQDTCLMPVDIGQEALDQYFDNVLNLAPAEGNNPVKLLSDHTNEAKCFPVLFPQGQNTYYDSRPYRLTLARYFNNRILHADGRFAQNVEYIFFAQYMVEIEQVMSNVSIALRKGNKGQTCQRLSDDLLNNEESLKTLLQCDEGYRFLKPIRGTPAFWQKVQRDLIACVRQLGVPTWFCSFSSADLRWQTLLYSILKTEGRTQTVEDLEWADKCELLRHNPVAAARYFDFRWHIFLREVIMSDSNPIGKILDYFHRVEFQQRGSPHTHCFFWIFKAPQIDKNTDEEVCEFIDKYVTCELPSDDESLLDTVKSVQEHSKQHTKTCKKKGTDCRFHYPKPASLRTFICRCKTDEHGKTQCKCKEDNTANVAECTCENEGQKHPAPAKEIMKAIKTALSDKNASYNTVEDLFESLGIDQAMFEDAYQCISRNTHVVLKRDVNEVWVNPYNKSLLKCWNANMDIQFVIDAYACIVYIISYISKSEREMGLLLSNAQREAAKEGNISAKDALKNLGSVYLHNREVCAQEAVYRLTNMHLKECSRKVVFVPTGDNQVKMSLPLNVLRQKAASQNLTTEDMWMTSNVDRYQNRPNDLAFNDMCMATFASEYRVLSKNEKSKNRIKLNNDYGFITKRTRTKPAVVRYMRFSETKNPESFYQSMLQLFLPYRVEAQLKPPNCELFEQFYKNGQMMFSDGSRHSVKSVVDLNRSKFEIEANELETVQNMIDSDGVLENAWCELFPEQELERLECEEERKNKDQTVDEHVENIPDLAVSNQKIAHLEKRNNILSRSDGLALIRSLNETQLSVFYQIRQWCLEKVAGKNPDPLHVFITGGAGTGKSHLIKAIQYEATRLLSTLCRLPDNICVLITAPTGIAAYNLHASTIHHTFSIGKDCRLPYTPLGEEKLNSLRANYSDLQLLIIDEISMVDHKMLSYIHGRLRQIKQTGDLYPFGKVSVIAVGDFFQLPPVKGKPLYVDDVGFNLWFDRFRVVELTDIVRQKDHVFAELLNRIRTRSKGSPMLKTDIEALKRCETGEESTALHIFPTNKQVNEYNIQQLIKICPEYIEIGAQDFVLNKKNGKLELKSRHHANANDTCLAEKLLLGKDARVMLCKNVDVTDGLVNGVCGTVTHIVTSPNERFPQKVYVKFDDDQVGAQRRKQSAGSNPSVSMGSTAVEPEEERVTKQGGLRRQFPLKLAWACTIHKVQGITVDKVVVSLKKVFSAGQAYVALSRVTSLPGLVIQDFEDKALYCKDNIKDAIESMPKFLVENMTKPNLNTHTFSVFMMNVQNLPCHVADLVLRTQHLQLNCIAVTETWLPDAFSLETVKIDGYSFHSAPRSLAYSGNNPTLVALQQQQHGGVGMYVEHNTEYHILKLPNVNLECLAYQCVTYNILVAIIYRPPSYPMFLFKENFGKLLDWLDPLSNTIAIMGDFNEDLLKSSTIHKLVTDKGYTQLVTQPTTEKGTLIDHVYVKTTNYDVQSIVLPTYFSDHEGVLCSFTSK comes from the exons GAAGAGGCAGGAGTGGATTTCTACAAACTCCTTTTCACTGTCTCAAATCGTTGGCCTAATAAG GTGTTTGTTCTGGACTTTCCTCCGCGTCTTAACGTGGATGTGGCTCAACAGGATTTCTTCCGTCAGGAGTTTCATCGCATCTCAGTGCGAATGG ggatCAAGTACTTGTCTACTGTTGCGTCCTTCCCGTTGACGAAGTTGAAGCTGTGGAGCAAAGATGGT GTCCACTTGAGTGATGATCATGGGATGAACATCCTTGCACAGTTGATTTGGGATGGTGCCAATCag CAACTTGCAAGACCTGCATCACCATCCACCACAGAAGGTCTTTCAAGGCCACCATCACCAACATTTACTCCTAAGATTGTGGTGAAGGGAAAGACTGTGGTTCCGCGTGGACTTGACCCTTTCAAGTGGATTCTTGTTGGACCAGGCGGGAAG AGGAAACAAGATGAGAAACTTGAGCGCTCCCGTGGTGTGGCTTGCAAAAAGATCAAgattgaggaagaggaggaagag ATTGTGCTTAAGGAGTGTTTCATCCCTCTGACCCCAGTTTGGTTCAGTGGTGAAATGTTGGAAGCAATGAATCAGTTAGTTCCTGCAGATCTCTCGAGCCGTGTGGAGCGCAGAGTGGTTCCAAAAGTGGTTCCAAAGGGGAAAAAG gaAGCGTTGATTGCAAAATATGGCCCCAGGGTTACTGCTTCCAAGAGGACACTGGCAAATTCGCAG AGGAAACTTAAGCAGTCCTGCGATGTGCGCCACAAAAAGAGGAAGTTTCAGCACGAG GATGTGCTGAAGGAATGTTTCATCCCTCTGACCAGAGTTCCGCTCAGCAGTGCAACTTTGGATGCGATGGATGAGGCTGTTCCAAAG caatCTTGGGCAGATGTTGTACGATATGGCCGCAGGGTTGGTGCTTCCAAGAGTCTGACGGCACag gcaaCACAAAGCCCAGTGGTGGATGAGAGTCTGGCTTCTTCCAGTACTGCGAATGAGATtctgcaggaggag gcaaCACAAAGCCCAGTGGTCGATGAGAGTCTGTCTTCTTCCAGTACTGCGAATGAGGCtctgcaggaggag TTGCAGAGCAAGGAGGTTTCCCACATGCAGCATACGCCCAGGATCAGTCCCAAGAGCATCCAAACTAAGACTACAGGTGACGCTAATAAATCTGTGCGCTTCGTTTTGGAGTCAGATATTACACTTGAATCACTGCTGACTGATTTGAATACATCTGAGAGTCATTCATACACTGAGGGTTCCAACATCAATCCAATTTCCTTTGGTCATGACAGATGTTTGAATGGATCTTTTCATCAGGGAGACAGTCGGTTGAACCATCCGGGCAAGCAGTGTATGGCTATAGCTTATGTGGGTCTAGCAAAGCACACGATTAGCAGTGTGTTTTCATGGTGCTCCACAGATTTAGACGAAGTTGTTGTTTTAGGTGACAGTTTGTACACGTGGTTgcgcaacaacaacaagatcAGCGGGTCTAATGATTATTTAAATGGTGACGAATTACCCAAGCAGCTTGTTCTTGAAGGAAAGAAAATTCagtttgaaaatgtaattataGCACAGGGTTTTCTATCCATGGTAAACAAAACCAAGATTGAGGAGGGTGGAGGTGTCACTCTTTTAGGTGGACTGCGTACGATTTGTGATGAAGTTGAGGCGTGTTTGCTGACAATGGGCTGTTATACATCTGCTATTATTTGTCAAAACGGACAATATGCAGTGTTGGATTCCCACGCCCGCAGCGCCTGTGGAATGCCAGATACTGGCGGTAAAAGTGTCATTGTTTACTTTAGTCGCCTTCAAGATGTTTATGGTCATATATGtaatttgatcaaaatgacctgtgaaggtcaaacattgttCGAGTTTTCAGGTTTGCGTGTTGAACAGACGGGCTCATATGAAAAGTCTATTGAGGGTCTTGAAATAATTGTATTGGATTCTCCTCTATTAATGAAATCAAGTATGTCATTGAGAACTAACATTTCAAAGACACTGAAAAGTCATGATGACGCTTCATTTAATGCAAATGTACTGAAAAGTCATAATTCCACTACACTTAATGCAGATGTACTAAAAAGTCATGATGCCACTGCACTTAATACAGACGTTCAGTTTGTGGGTAATATGCCTTATAGAAACATGGAAATCAGTTCCAAAATTATCCAAAGAGAGACCACTATTGCACACACTAATGGATCCAATGATAATTTCCATCCAATGTCCTTGGGAGCACCAAGTGTTTCTTCAGATGGTCATGAAGAGACTGTATCGCAACAACGTAAGATGTCATTGAGAAGTAGCGTTTCAAAGACATTGAAAAGTCATGATGCCGCTTCTCTCGATGCAGACATTCAGTTTGTGGGTTGTGTGACTTCTAAAACCATGCAGTTTGAGCCTATTGGTAAAGAAACTGCACTAGCAATATGTACACGGCTTAAATTGGAGTTTGAGAAACCGGATGCACCCGAGTCTGCAACTGTTGGTTTATTAGGAATCCCATGCCAAAAAGAGAAAATTGTGAATGATGGGAACTGTTTCTTTCGAGCAGTCGCTCAAGCTGTGAGTGGCTCACAAAAGAACCACAGAAAAATCAGACTAGCGGTTGTTAAACAAATGGAATCTAATGCAGTTaagtataaaacatttttaagacgCGAATACTCTTCAGTGGAagagtatataaaaaaatcaaaaatgcgAAACGTTGGTAGTTGGGCTACTGAAGTAGAGATCCAGGCAGCGGCAGATTGTTTAGGAgttaatatatttacatatttacatgACAAGTGGCTACAATATAGTTCAAACTCAAAACAGGGAATTTATTTGGAAAATTGCAACGGTAATCATTATGAAACAGTTATATGTGTACATAATGCTCAACTGCAGAGCTGTTACGGTTTCTGTAAAGTTGAAACATCCGACGCCAAAGCATACAATTTCCGGTGGCAAAATATAATCCCAGCTTCATGCATAAATTTAGAAACTAAGACAATAGACACTGCTGAGActattgccaataattattccAAGTACTTGATGGAGAAATACAAACatcaaaagaaaatgaaatatcAGGATAACATGTTGCACAGGCAAAATGTTAGGGACATGAGTATGAAGGCATATCAccaaaatccagaaaaaaagaaggaaatcaGTATGAAGGCATATCACCAAAATCCAGACAAAAAGCGGAAAATCAGTATGAAGGCATATCACCAAAATCCAGACAAAAAGCGGAAAATCAGTATGAAGGCATATTACCAAAATCCAGACAAAAAGCGGAAAATCAGTATGAAGGCATATTACCAAAATCCAGACAAAAAGCGGAAAATCAGTATGAAGGCATATTAccaaaatccagaaaaaaagaaggaaatcaGTATGAAGGCATATGAccaaaatccagaaaaaaagaaggaaatcaGTATGAAGGCATATCAccaaaatccagaaaaaaagaaggaaatcaGTATGAAGGCATATCACCAAAATCCTTtgcttaaagaaaaaaagaaagaaaggagcaTAAATAAATATCGCCAAAACACATTACATAAAggaaaagtgaaagaaatgagcATAAAGAAATATCGCCAAAACACATTACataaagaaaaagtgaaagaaatgagcATAAAGAAATATCGCCAAAACACATTACataaagaaaaagtgaaagaaataaGCATAAAGAAATATCGCCAAAACGCATTCCataaagaaaaagtgaaagaaatgagcATAAAGAAATATCGCCAAAACGCATTCCataaagaaaaagtgaaagaaatgagcATAAAGAAATATCGCCAAAACGCATTGCACAGGCAAAATGTCAAACTCAGAAGTACAAACAAATACCATAATAATCCTGAACAcaagaaaaatgtaaaagtaGCCAACAAATTGAGGATGcaaaattttaaagaaaagttAAATCAGTTTGATTTCGTGATGGAAAATTTTCTTGATAAAGTTAAAAATGGGCCAGAATTTGTGTGTAGTGTCTGCCATAGATTGATGTTTAAACGTCAGGTTTCATACTGTAAAAGGGATCATTATAAAAAAATGAGTAGCGCAATAGAGTTAATAGCAAACAAATGCATAACTGAAGAATATTTACACAAATGTAATGAGGACTGTGTAGTGCCATGCAAAGTGTTAGAGTCAGCTAGAGGGCAGCTTTGGATTTGCTTCACATGTAATAGTAAGATTATGAAAGGTGAAATACCTCCTGAATGCGTAATTAACAACTTGACAGTTCAACCAATTCCACCCAAATTATCATGTTTGAATAGCTTGGAACAACATTTGATTGCTTTACATATACCATTTATGAAAATGCTAGCATTACCTAAAGGCGGGCAAAATGGAGTACATGGACCAGTGACATGTGTTCCAGCAAATATTGTGCAAACAAACAACTTACTGCCTCGTTCTAATATGGAAGGGTCTTTATTGCCTGTAAAACTGAAGCGTAAGATAACATATAAAGGTCATTATGAATATCAATTTGTTGACACGATGCGCATACGACAGGcgttacagtatttaaaacaaacaaatgttcatTATAAAGATATACATTTTAATGAAGCCTGGATAAATGAGTTTTGTAGAAAACAGGACGAAGTTGTTGAAAATGTCAATAATACTCACGTTGGAAGTGGCGAAAAATCTGCAGGTGTTGAAGACGAGCTTTTGCATGATAGACAGCAACATTGTATGTTCCAAGACACCTGTCTAatgcctgttgatattggtcaggaAGCGCTCGATCAGTACTTTGACAATGTATTGAATTTGGCACCAGCAGAAGGGAATAATCCAGTTAAACTTCTTTCTGACCATACAAATGAAGCCAAATGCTTCCCAGTGCTATTTCCACAAGGGCAAAATACATACTATGATAGTAGACCATATCGACTTACACTGGCGCGTTACTTCAATAACAGAATTTTACATGCTGATGGTAGGTTTgcacaaaatgttgaatatatCTTTTTTGCCCAGTACATGGTTGAGATTGAACAGGTTATGTCTAATGTCTCCATAGCATTGCGCAAAGGAAACAAAGGTCAAACATGTCAAAGGCTGAGCGATGATCTGTTGAACAATGAAGAATCTTTGAAAACGTTATTGCAGTGTGATGAAGGTTATCGTTTCCTTAAACCTATAAGAGGTACCCCTGCTTTTTGGCAGAAAGTACAACGAGACCTGATTGCCTGTGTTCGTCAgcttggtgttcctacctggttttgttcattttcttcaGCTGATCTGCGATGGCAAACCCTtctctacagtattttgaaaacCGAAGGTAGAACACAGACAGTGGAAGACTTGGAATGGGCAGACAAATGTGAACTTCTGCGTCACAATCCTGTTGCTGCAGCAAGATATTTTGATTTTCGGTGGCATATCTTTTTGCGAGAGGTGATTATGTCAGATTCAAATCCAATTGGTAAAATCCTGGATTACTTTCATAGGGTGGAATTTCAACAACGTGGTTCACCTCATACTCATTGCTTTTTTTGGATTTTCAAAGCTCCACAGattgacaaaaacacagatgaagAAGTCTGTGAATTTATAGACAAATATGTAACGTGTGAATTACCTTCAGATGATGAGTCATTGTTAGACACAGTCAAATCTGTGCAGGAGCATTCAAAGCAACatacaaaaacgtgtaaaaagaAAGGCACAGATTGTCGTTTTCATTATCCCAAGCCAGCATCTCTTAGGACGTTTATTTGTCGATGCAAAACTGATGAACATGGCAAAACTCAATGCAAGTGTAAGGAAGACAACACAGCTAATGTAGCCGAATGTACATGTGAAAATGAAGGTCAGAAACATCCTGCCCCAGCAAAAGAAATTATGAAAGCAATTAAGACTGCTCTTTCTGATAAAAATGCAAGCTACAACACTGTTGAAGATTTGTTTGAAAGCCTCGGTATAGATCAAGCAATGTTTGAAGATGCATATCAATGCATTAGTCGAAATACACACGTTGTTCTGAAAAGGGATGTAAACGAGGTTTGGGTAAATCCTTACAACAAGTCACTGCTAAAATGTTGGAATGCAAACATGGACATACAGTTCGTTATTGATGCATACGCATGCATAGTATACATTATTTCTTACATTTCAAAGTCAGAACGAGAAATGGGACTACTGTTAAGTAATGCACAAAGAGAAGCAGCAAAAGagggaaatatttcagccaaggATGCCTTGAAAAATCTGGGCAGTGTGTACCTACATAACCGAGAGGTGTGCGCTCAAGAGGCAGTTTACCGCTTAACAAATATGCATCTGAAGGAATGCTCAAGGAAAGTTGTATTTGTACCAACAGGGGACAATCAAGTGAAAATGAGTTTGCCTTTAAATGTGTTAAGACAAAAGGCGGCATCACAAAATCTTACCACGGAAGACATGTGGATGACCAGTAATGTTGACCGGTATCAAAATAGACCAAATGACCTTGCATTTAACGATATGTGTATGGCGACATTTGCatcagaatatcgtgttttGAGTAAGAATGAGAAATCCAAAAACCGAATTAAACTAAACAATGATTATGGTTTCATCACTAAAAGAACACGTACAAAACCCGCAGTAGTTCGTTATATGCGCTTTTCTGAGACTAAAAATCCAGAGTCGTTTTATCAAAGCATGCTGCAGTTGTTTTTGCCATATCGGGTAGAAGCGCAGCTAAAACCTCCAAACTGTGAGTTATTTGAACAGTTTTATAAAAATGGTCAAATGATGTTCAGTGATGGTTCAAGACATTCTGTCAAGTCGGTTGTCGATTTGAACAGAAGTAAATTTGAAATTGAAGCAAATGAATTGGAAACTGTCCAGAATATGATTGATTCTGATGGGGTTTTAGAAAATGCCTGGTGTGAGCTGTTTCCTGAGCAAGAGCTAGAGCGGTTAGAATGTGAGGAGGAACGGAAAAACAAAGACCAGACCGTTGACGAACATGTAGAAAATATTCCTGATTTAGCTGTAAGTAACCAAAAAATTGCACATTTGGAAAAGCGAAATAACATCTTGAGCAGAAGTGACGGCTTGGCTTTAATTCGATCTctcaacgagacacagctgtcTGTTTTCTATCAGATTCGACAGTGGTGTTTAGAAAAGGTTGCAGGGAAAAATCCTGATCCATTACATGTATTCATTACAGGTGGTGCCGGGACAGGAAAAAGCCACCTAATAAAAGCTATTCAGTATGAAGCAACAAGATTGTTGTCAACACTCTGCCGCCTTCCTGACAACATTTGTGTTTTGATAACTGCTCCAACAGGAATTGCTGCATACAAtttgcatgcatcaactattcATCACACATTTAGCATCGGCAAAGATTGTCGCTTACCTTACACACCATTGGGGGAAGAAAAGCTCAACTCCTTACGTGCTAACTATAGTGATTTACAGCTGCTCATAATTGATGAAATATCAATGGTTGATCACAAAATGCTATCATACATTCATGGCAGATTAAgacaaattaaacaaaccggTGACCTTTACCCCTTTGGTAAAGTAAGCGTAATTGCTGTTGGAGATTTTTTCCAACTACCTCCAGTAAAAGGAAAACCTCTGTATGTAGATGATGTCGGTTTTAACTTGTGGTTTGATCGATTTAGAGTTGTGGAACTGACAGACATCGTCAGGCAGAAAGACCACGTGTTTGCCGAGTTGCTGAACAGAATAAGAACTCGTTCCAAAGGTTCCCCAATGTTAAAAACTGACATTGAAGCACTGAAACGGTGCGAAACTGGCGAAGAAAGCACAGCATTGCACATATTTCctacaaacaaacaagtaaACGAATACAACATTCAGCAGCTAATCAAAATTTGTCCTGAATATATCGAGATAGGTGCTCAGGATTTtgtacttaataaaaaaaacgggaaACTTGAGTTAAAAAGTCGACATCACGCTAACGCTAATGACACATGTTTGGCAGAAAAGTTATTGTTGGGAAAAGATGCACGCGTAATGTTGTGTAAGAACGTGGACGTTACTGATGGTCTGGTTAATGGCGTATGTGGAACTGTAACACATATTGTTACTTCTCCGAATGAGAGGTTTCCTCAAAAAGTGTATGTGAAATTTGATGATGATCAAGTTGGTGCACAGAGGAGGAAACAATCTGCAGGTTCCAATCCATCTGTTTCAATGGGTTCCACTGCTGTTGAACCAGAGGAAGAACGGGTCACAAAACAAGGTGGTTTGCGCCGACAATTTCCTCTTAAACTTGCCTGGGCTTGCACAATACATAAAGTACAAGGAATTACAGTTGACAAAGTTGTAGTGTCCctcaaaaaagtattttctgcaGGACAGGCATATGTGGCTCTAAGTCGTGTTACCAGTCTGCCCGGGTTGGTAATTCAAGATTTTGAAGATAAAGCTCTCTATTGCAAGGATAACATTAAGGATGCAATTGAGAGTATGCCCAAATTCCTGgttgaaaacatgacaaaacccAATCTCAACACGCATACTTTTTCTGTGTTTATGATGAATGTGCAAAATTTGCCTTGTCATGTTGCAGATTTAGTATTGCGCACACAGCATTTGCAGCTTAACTGTATTGCTGTTACAGAAACATGGCTACCTGATGCTTTTTCATTGGAAACCGTGAAAATTGATGGTTACAGTTTTCATAGCGCACCACGCAGTTTGGCATACAGTGGCAACAACCCCACTTTGGTTGctttgcaacaacaacaacatggtgGTGTTGGCATGTATGTTGAACACAATACAGAATATCACATTCTCAAACTACCAAATGTCAATTTGGAGTGTTTGGCTTACCAATGTgttacatacaacatattggtGGCAATCATTTATCGACCACCATCATatcccatgtttttatttaaagaaaattttGGCAAGTTACTTGATTGGCTCGATCCTCTCAGTAACACAATTGCGATCATGGGAGATTTTAATGAAGACCTTCTGAAATCATCCACAATCCACAAATTGGTAACAGACAAAGGATACACTCAGCTTGTCACACAACCCACAACAGAAAAAGGTACACTAATTGATCATGTGTATGTTAAAACAACAAATTATGATGTACAATCAATTGTGTTACCGACGTATTTCAGTGATCACGAAGGGGTTTTATGTTCGTTTACAAGTAAATGA